The genomic segment CAGGAAGATGAAAATTACCAAACAGGGATATCTTAAAAAGATTTACAATAAAGAGATTTACATGAATGAACGTATACATGAATGAGCAGAGTTTAGAGTTCATGTGCCTACTGAGGGTGTGGCTTTACAGAGAAGGTTTGGATATTAACAATATTCTTTGATGAAATGTTCAGTTATGTAGCCACATGGgagagatgtacagtatgttatgtCTTCATGATCAATGAATAATTACTGTGTGCACAGATATGTCTATGAATTGCGCAAGGAAGTGACGCTCAATGATTTGAGTGAGCACAATAAAGGAGAGCTCATACTCTGCTGGTTTCTGAAGGTTCCTACTGGGCCATGttaagacagagagacagagagggaaagtgtcaaaaaaacatttaaaagacaaacaattcaaaataaaaacagaacaccacacatttatataaaacaaaagcaTTCCAGCAAAAGTCTTAGGCCATTCAGAGAAAGTCAGGCACTAAAACCCAAGCGATAAATCGGTCGCCTGATATTATTGGCTAATATTATTTGTCAATATTATCTTATCACAGATGTATTGTATTATATGTATCGGCATATAAGTAATGTATGCTGCCAAGAAATTTGGAAAAGATAATGTAAGTTTGAGCTCATTTAGAAACATTGTCACCATCACAGTTTGTTTATGAGAGAGCACTTACAAGTGAATAATTAATTTAAGTGTCTTATCATGGTCACATATCTTGTATAATGCGAATTAAGGGATTTAAGGGAAAAGTAGTTTtttatgtaatgttatgtaaaaaaaaaaaactgctgataaatcataatagttttttttcaatattgatATCTGTATTGCCCTAAAAATCCATTATAGGTTGGACTCTATTCAACAAAACACCAAAAAGTAGACAAAGAGGAGTTGTGGAAAATTGTCAAAACATATGTCAGAAATTGAACATATTAAACTTCCTTGACACTTGATGCTGTCCACCTTTTACTGTAATTGATAAACTGGAGGGAGCGGGCGTACATAGACATTTTTCAACGTGGCATAAAAGGTTTTGTAAGGTACTGTGAGCTGTGTCAAAATTCGAAGGTTGCGATGTAATGTACCTGTGGAGGTGAAGGGTTGGTTGTATCCCTGGGCCAGCATCGTGTCATAAGGAGAGGCTCCAGCATGAGTCTGCAACACTGGATTAGTAAGGAAATGGTTCCCCAAAGCAGCTGAGGAGAGagggataaaaataaatataacattcTTGACCAACATAAGAAGGCAACTctgacatttaaaagaaaaaaatcttcacCTCTGTTAAGAGTAGGTGTGTTGTTGACGTCTGCAGCGATGAAAGACGATTCAGTCTGTCTCCGGACAGTGTCGTTCCACATCCTCCTGATACGACTCTGGAACAGAAGAGTTCCACACCAGGTCAGACTGACTCACACAAAGCGAGAAAGGAACAAAGAGTTTGAGATATAGAGGCACACTGTATTGTAATGTACCTGTCTGTTAGCAGTAGCTCTCCGACTCTGGCTGCTGGTGTAGCGGCTGTTGGAGCGCAGGGCAGCACCCTTCACCGAGTCCGGAGAGCTGGAAGAGGAAGTGACACAGCACTGCGAAAGGCGCAGGCATCGGCCATAGTCCTTCTGACCCTACACGGCGGTATTCAAACATGTCTGATTAGTTACAAATGATGACGTCACAGAGTCGTGCAGTTaactaacaaaataaataacacatgAACAAATAGACAGACCTTCCTGGCGAGGGTGCAGTGCAGTATGGTGATGAGGAGGCCCTGGGCGGTGTTAAGGGAGGAGAAGAGGTAAGCCAGGAGGAGAGACGGAGCACAAAGGAAGATGAGGCCTGAGGACCAGGTGACGCTCTGCAGGAAGAGCAGTGTCAGGGAGCCCACCGCCCATGCCCTGGAAATCACATTTAATTTGTGATGATTTCAACAAGAGTTCACTCACCTGAATCTGTGAAAATGCTCGGTATTTCAGGTCACCGAGCTACATGGCACAGTGTGCTTCTACTTTACATGGAAGCTCAACCATGAACAAAGAGAGGTTTGGTGTGCGTGTAACTAATATCAATGAAGAAGAGTTTGCACACATCCACCTTTAGCAGTGTGCCACCATGCTCAAGTGCACATGAGCATACATTTGAAACGgaaaaactacaaataaaaatgcattCGGACACATTCTTGGTGTACAACCACttgttttttgctcttttttttcctttgttgaGTGCAATTATCCCCCTCTGTTTTTCACTATACAGTGGTTTGGCCTTTACACTCTATGCAAAGACCATATAGTTCATGCTGCTGTCAAGACCTTTTTCACTTGAAACTATTAAAAATGTTGCTGTTTAACAAAATGCTAGCGATTTACCGCTTTACACTACATCTGTTTCATGTGATTtacattggctccctgtctCACCTAGGATGAGTCTTCAATATCTTAATTAACTACAAATATCTACATGGAGTAGCTCCTTCCCATAACAGCCTCAAGAAACATtgaaaactatgaaaataatacagtaatacaaataaacatGCAATAGGAAAGCAGGGAAAACATAAGGAAAGTTTGAAATCAACCAGTTTCAGTTTATGAATTCAAACCTTACTATATTTTGAAATGACTGTGTGATTGGAGCCAAAGCTACTAAAACCCAAAGAGCTCTACACATAATCACCCGCAACAGATCCACATGAGATATTATACTTACCTCAGGTTGTCATGGCGACTGGAGTCTGGTTTCAAAGCAGCAGTGCTGTGCATCTTATGTAAGGTCATCACCAGGACAACCAAGTTCAACTgaggccaaaaagaacaaacCACGAACACTGTTTagtatgtatttattaataataactcaacataaTGTCATTACACACTGATTAATACATGTATATGAAAATGTACTGTAAGAGAGCATTAACTCTCACCGTAACAATGACACCAACAGGTCCAAGGAAACTCCAGATAAAGTAATTGTCTGTTCGCAGCCagcatctacacacacacacacacacccacacacacacacacacacacacacacacacacacacacacaaaacacagtaaAATAAGAACTTCCAAAGCAGCAAAGTCGGTCTGGGAGCTAACACAATAATAAACAGATGAAGGGAAGTAACTGTCCCCATTCAAAATGTGCACAGACGCACACATTAGTCAACTTACGCAGTTTTTGAGCCGTAGCCTCTGAAGTCTATGGCTGCGGACACGGCCACCACCAGCCCAGGAATAGAGTAGCCACACAGGTAAAAATACTTCCTCCTGGAGTTACGTCCCTCGAATACCTCCCGCTGCAGCAAGTATAGTTCCACCCCCTCCAGACACAACCAGCAAAACACCGAGAGCAGCGAGAAGTGCAGCAGGCCAGCAAGGATGGAGCACACAACCTGCAAATTTAGATAGCTCGTAAGAATATTTTTAGCAAAATGCTAACTTaaataaaatgctttaaaatacaacagtaaTATCCAAGCACTGACTGTGTATTGCGTCTTGTTGGCACCAACAAGAAAGAGCAGTTCAGTGACCAGCAGGTTGGCCCACAGGTTGCAGTGGATGGTGCTGTGGTCAGTGTGCCAGGGCGCCCCCTGGCAGCACAGGGTGGTGAGGCAGGTGGTCAAACACACAAGGGCTACGGAGATGCCAACCCAGGAAACCACATAGACGAGAAGCTCTTCTACGCCAACCCCAAACTgaaaaagagaagcagaaagcGCAGAGAGATTATTTATCTGACCATAAGGAGTACATGTATGAATGTCAGAAGAGGTGCAGGTGCAGATTTGTAATTGTATATGGATGGGCTTTTTGTGGGGTGGAGTGCTGGTGTGTTTTTGCCTCTGGTTGTGTGCCCCAGTGTGTTGCATAACATCTGTTCAAATTAATAAAATCACATCCAACAAAGGGAACATCTTGCAGAGAAACACTTAATTCAATTTCATGGCAGGACAAAATAGCCTGCAGCAtttatcactctctctctctcttacagcTACAACCCACAATTATCATCCCCTCTGTGCTTGATTTTGAAAGAACACAGTGGGGGTGAAGTCCAACTGTGCTACAGAAAATGGTTGCATAAAGGTGAGAAAGCGTTTGTTAGTCGAGGATGGAGCTGGatttttaaagttaaagtttgGCACCTGGCTGACTAAAAAGAAGCAGTAGTGGCAGTAGTTGTGCTTAATGCACAGAAAAAATACGTGTATATGGCTGTTTTCAGTGCTGTGTGAATATTGGCTCAATATTGTACAATTAAACATACAGAAGACTCATTGGGGTATCTTGTGAGTgagataaatacatttttgctaCACTCATGTCattgtctgtctgtgctgtATGAGAAAAGGTTCatgcaaattaagaaaaaacacacactgcagtcTTAAATCTCCTTTATGTCTGCTGTTTGTTACTTACCGCAGGTTGCTGATAGGTCATGAGGACTGCATAGCTGGACAGGTGGTTGCAGGCacaggtagtgtgtgtgttgttggtgtGTAACAGGCGGCAGCCCTGTGTAGACCACCTGCCACTCCCAGAAACCCCTGATCCGTTCCAGAAAGAGCAGTTGGGTCCAAAGTGGTTATCCAGCTGTTGAGACAAATGCACACCCAAACACAAATGGTACTTAGTGAACAGGTTCTGCAGAAAAATAATTTGCtcattatatacatacattttgaGGTACACAGATTTCCAAACAGACCTGCAGGTGCCTGAGAGTGAAGATCACCGGCTCAGAGAGATACACTCTGTTCGATCCTCTGTGCACAGAGGCAGAGATGACATGGGAATTGACCACTAGGCTCCTACGCCTGGCCTCTGATCCCTGACCCAGCCCCAATCCGAGCCGCAAAGTCGAGTTTTGGGTGGTCAGAAAGGAGCCAAGGTTCTTATAGAGAGAGAGGACCAGCTTCACCTGGCCTGCAGAGGAAACAAGGACATAGTGATGACCACATTCAAAAGGAGATAGTTAGACTTTTATCCTACATTTTACAATGTTTGGATTTTTGATATGTTGGGAAAAACTATTACTTCCGCAGCCCATTACTTGTCCCACCTACTGTATAGTTTACCAACCCAGGCAATACACTTTATAATACTGAGCTGTCACTGTGTACAATGTTGATTAGTTTTTGGTGTGTGTCACAGACCATTGTTGCTGTATTGCTGCAGAGCCAGTGCTGATATCTGCAAGATGCTGTCACTGTCATAGGAGTGAGGGAACGTCAGGTCATGTATGTCTGCCTCTGTATTTAGCACATACACCTCCAGATCTGTGCACACACAGGAAAAGCTTACACAAACTGGTAATTTCCACAACGCGTAGAGCAAAAGAAAGATTTTAAAACATTAGACCACGTACCAACATTTGGTGCCCTGTCACTGAAGCGGCCTTCATAGAGATTGTTAGCCAATAAAAATGCTCCTTTCTCTACTGCGTCTAACAGCAGTGATGCTGAGTGGGACTGGTCAACACTACTCATATCCGCCCAGGACACCAGAGCCTCAGGACCCAACAGGTTATCAACTGTCTGAACGACCGCCTGAGAGAAAGACACAGTGTTTTATTCTTAGTTCTGattacctatctatctatctatctatctatctatctatctatctgtttgTCTCACCTGAACATAAGCTCTGCATGTGCGTTCCCTCTTCTGCAgctgaaaataagaaaaacatataTTGTTAGAGTCATCATCGCTGACATTTCCGCTCTAATTTCAAAGCAAAGGTCAAGTACACTTCTGCACTGACAACAGAAACAATTTACCTTGTTGTAATTGCGTGCTGCTGACTCTTTATTGGCTGGTCTCAAGGCCTGGAGCTGGGAGTCCAGGATATCCAATAGTTGTTCAATAAGCTTGACGGACATGCTGACATCACCGGCGTAGATCCGGCCGCGGGTCAGGTTGACCAACTCTCCAGCGATGTTGGCAGCATTCTCCCCGCTCTTGATCTGGAGTGAGGTGGGGGTGGTTGTaatgtcaaatattttgacatttaagAGAGAAGTGCTTGCTGACTGGCTTTAGGGCATTTgctcagcgtgtgtgtgtgtgtgtgtgtgtgtgtgtgtgtgtgtgtgtgtgtgtgtgtgtgtgtgtgtgtgtgtgtgtgtgtgtgtgtgtgtgtgtgtgtgtgtgtgtgtgtgagtgtgcgggTGTGTGCGGGTGTGTGACTAACCTTCTGTGCAATTTGGCTGACCCAGGGAGAGGTGCAGTTGGAAAGGTCAGGCCCTCTGGAGCTCCAGCCCACAGGAGACTGCATGCACTGATAGGAAGCTATacctgcagagacagacagggtgaCACAGACTGTCAGAAAGAGAAAGGACAGCTCATGTTTTTACAGGACaggagctgttttttttctccttgccATGCATCTTTTACccttacatttattttcatttctgtaaatgtgcccaTGTTAGCCGGCATGGGCTCCACTTAAATGTGATTCTGTTGGAGTCCAGTAATGGATATtaatggttttgtttttgatAGAAGTTTAAAGATGCATTACTgtagattatttatttttttggccacttgtgTGCAGAAGGACTCCATAATaaggtaaaaacaaacacatacctACCATGAAAATATCTTTTTATGAAGTTATGGTTAAAGTGTTAGCAATTAGAAAAATCGTTACCAAGTCCTTGCACACCATAAAGTCTTAGTGACAGGCGTGTAGGATAAAAAACTCTTGACTTGGAGAAAAAGCACATTAAGTAAGTGAAGtgttagcaaaaaaaaactgcctatttacacatccagcaagAAGCAGCATTAGCATATATTTGGGGCAGTGTTTGAAGCTATCTGATGAATGTAAGTACAATATTTACTTCCCTTTTATATCTGTTTACATAATATTCATGAACTCCATGCAAAAACACCTGGGTTGTTGGCTTATCAGCTTCAGCTTGTTTGTTCTTCAACAGTGAGTAAGGTCGCAAACTTTGAGCAAGAACCAGTGAATGCACCGTACCAAAAAAGAAGAGCTAAAATAGGCCAAAAAGCTCAGTAATgtagcagattttttttttattgtaaccTTGTGTAGTCTATATATTTcatgaaaaactgaaaacatcagTTCTGAAAATACATTGTAGCCTATGCCACACTCATGCCACACTCACATTCAGTTATAAACATGATTTGTAATATCAGATAATTCCCCAGTGAATTCATCACCGCTGTGCTAAAACTATGTCCAAATCATTCGACGTGATCAGGACAAGACAAAATGCACCACGGGCTTATCTCCATAATCTGCATAACAGCTTTTGCTCAGAGGGATCGCTGGGCTGAGGAAGACAGCTGCACAGCGAGAGGAAGAGTTGAGGAAACCAAGCTTCTCTTGACACTATAAcccctttcttcttctctctctctctctctctctctctcgctctcatcTGAGGGCAAGTTCAAAGAGGGGGCATCCGActacatttcaaagggaaacaagatacagatacacacatgcattacaacacacacacacacacacacaaaacgcaacacacacactggcatgCTGACATCTGCACACCTACCCAGTGACCCTTTTGGGCAGGGCCTCTCCACAGTCTCTCCCTTCAGGGTGGGGGGCCACTGCACCCCTCGTGCCACCCGGCCCTCACATCCGCCCACCTGACCGGGGCTCCCGGGAGCCAAGGGGACACGTAGAGGTGGACGTGGGGTCAGAGGGACCATGGCTGTGATCGGCCGCTGGTCAAAGGGTCCTCGGTTGATGACGCCAATAGGGTGAGAGGCCGACGGCCGCACTGGGGTCAACGCGACAGTGGCCGTGTATGAGCGGACAGTCGTCatcagagaggagaggggagctAGAGGGACGGAAACACTGTTGATTCTCTAGTTCCATCACATCATCACACCAGTATGTCCAAATACACAAGTGCACTTGTTCCTCAAACCTTTAGTGGGCGGTGGCGGTGTAAACTGTAGCGGATATCTCAGCACGTAGTAGTTATTCCACACATACAGCTGGTTGTCTCGGGGATTGTAGTCTATGGAGGAGATGTACTGGTAAGGGTTGGGGAATGGTATTTGAACGGGCAGCTCCTGTCCACGGCTGGTGTCGTAGGCATAAACAACCATGTCGCTGCCGACTCGGCCCTCCGCCTGCCCCTCATCATCCTGAAAGACGGAGCGCACGGCGTAGAGCACACCACAGGCCATGAAGGCGTTGCTCGCCCCACGCTTGTCAAAGCTGGTGGCCCACGTACCCTCGAAGCGCAAGGTGTATGGGTTCACCTGCAAAAGAAAGAAGACGTAAGCAGATGAGAGAACTCAGTAATAAAagcctttttgttttctctacCCAGTCATCGATCTGTTTTCCTTCCTCCTACTGTACCTGGCTGACCACGATGCGTCCATTATTGGCTTCAGTGGAGTAGATCACCCAAAGGCCGTTCTCGTCCACCGCCAGATCAATATCTGACTTCCCTCCCCAGCGGTAAGGCGAGGTGTCGTGGTAGTTGGCATTGACCACCACTGCCTCGCCACTCTTGATGCGAGTCCGCAGGTCATATTTGACCAGGTTGCGTGTTCGCTCCTTGTTGTAAAACACGGCACCGTCATACACCACAAAGCCTGTACCGTCCACACGGCTAGGCAACCTAGGACACAGAATGATGAAAAATATGAAGTGCACATGCACATTTTCACTATTTATATTTGGATGTAATTCATATTATTAATTAGGAAAAGAGAGTTAAAGGGACTGGAAACCTTTTGGTTTCAATCAGCTTGATATCATCATACTGGTCCCACATGGACACAGTTTTCCGTAAAGTTTCAACAGTTTTGTACATTTCACATGAcatatttctgtatttgtgtctttgtctgtgctCCTGTCAGTGGTTGGCTGGGCTCAGTTTGAAAAAGATGATGTCACATAATTCTGTGCACCAATCAACAAAATTTAACAACATTTGAATCATAAACCAATGACAGTTCTGTTCCCCTTGTGCACGTACACACCGCCACTGACAATGCAAACTATTTTAGAGAGAGGTAATAAATTAGTGTTAGCACTTTCTATGGCAGGATAACTACCAGCCATCAATAGTATCAAAAATGGGTTCGATACGATTACAATCTTAAGGTTAATAACTTTAACTCTGCTTGTTGCTTAATTTGTAATAATAGATACTTaatgatatacagatatacttAACAGTTGAAAAGTTTTCAGGACCTTTAATCTCTTATATATAAAGTAAATGTTCTATTGGTTACTGTtggttattttgtattttgtattgtgtattgtttgtgtatattatctattttttttttttttagcttgttAAGCACTTTTTAAACGTGCTAGAGAAATACAATTGAACTGAACTTAACTGAAATGTTGCTGTATTCCCATTTTTTATTAACTGAACTGAACGTGAAATTAGCCCcaaactaacaattattttcattatgaatTAAACCATTTAGATTGGCGTTGGATGaattgattaatcgtttaatccatagattttttaaatgtcaatcaTAACTGTCCAGAGCCTAAGGTCACATCTTTAACAACACAGAGAGCACACACTACTCACTTATAGGTGGTGGTGACTCTGTTCTGGCGGTAGTCGTCCCAGGAAGCATACTCATACAACACCTCTGTCCTATATGGCGTCCATGGCATGACGTATAGCCTGTCACCAGCCTGCAGCGGGTCCTTACACCACGCCCCCGACTGATGCTCTGCCTCCAGGAGAGAGGAAGCTGGCTGGATGCTGAGCAGTGAGCCGGGACACACGAAAACTGGAAGCCGGGAGTTAGGAGGGGAAGAAAGCAGGATGTGAGAAAGAAgtggaagagggagggagaaaaagagtGAGGAGGGAAATTGAGGGAGAGCAAAGAGTGGAAAGGTGCACGGAGAAAATGGATGGATGCATGAAAAAAGGATTGAAACGGATGCAGTTGATGCagcaagaagaaaaaaggatgagaaaaagagagagggatttAAAACACTTGTGCTGATCTCGAGAGGCAAGCAACAGAGACGTAAAAGTGTTGAAAATCACacactgtgtgcgtgtgtgtgtgtgtgtgtgtgtgtgtgtgtggtgagtaATACAACAGGAACACTGCAATGAAAATGTGCGAGTGTCTttataaacgtgtgtgtgtgtgtgtgtgtgtgtgtgtgtgtgtgtgtgtgtgtgtgcgtgcctgcgtgcctgcgtgcgtttgtttgtttgtttgtgtgtgtgtgtgtgtgtgtgtgcgtgtgtgtttgtgtgtgtttgtgtgtgtttgtttgggtTAGTGCAAAAAGAGTGAAAAAGAGTGTGAGGTAGAATCAGGGACGCAGAAGGCGGGGCTGAATTTTGCCTTAAAGTGAATGAGAGGGCAGGTTAGTTTACGAGCACAACGATTGGTCCACCCACATGTCAATAACTGAATGGACACATATGTTTACTGTACAGTCTCACACTGGCATGCAAataggcatgcacacacacacacacacacacacacacacacacagaagcagtgCTTGGTAAGCACACATCCAGAAGGATATACAATCACACACATTTGGTCTTATTTTTCCTATGAAGATAAATAAGGGGCTCTTCCTATAAGGGAAGAAAAGGGAAAATAAGCAGCATGAAGAGGATGATCAGACATGTAGGAAGGAATGATTCAGAAGAaaggagggaaagaaggaaggaaggaggaagaaagaaagaaagaaagaaagaaagaaagaaagaaagaaagaaagaaagaaagaaagaaagaaagaaagaaagaaaggtgtttgtgtgtgaaaagaAAACAGAGTGAAATAGCGGAAAGGTAAGAAGAAGATTATGTTTATGTTAGTGTGAGCAGTtgtgttcatgtttgtgtgtgtacagaggG from the Perca flavescens isolate YP-PL-M2 chromosome 2, PFLA_1.0, whole genome shotgun sequence genome contains:
- the LOC114568896 gene encoding adhesion G protein-coupled receptor L1: MAVSLWFLGVCVLTLAHVAPSGQAMSRAAMPFGLLRRELACEGYPIELRCPGSDVVMVETANYGRTDDKICDADPFQMENTQCYLPDALKIMAQRCNNRTQCVVVAGVDVFPDPCPGTYKYLEIQYECVPYIFVCPGSLLSIQPASSLLEAEHQSGAWCKDPLQAGDRLYVMPWTPYRTEVLYEYASWDDYRQNRVTTTYKLPSRVDGTGFVVYDGAVFYNKERTRNLVKYDLRTRIKSGEAVVVNANYHDTSPYRWGGKSDIDLAVDENGLWVIYSTEANNGRIVVSQVNPYTLRFEGTWATSFDKRGASNAFMACGVLYAVRSVFQDDEGQAEGRVGSDMVVYAYDTSRGQELPVQIPFPNPYQYISSIDYNPRDNQLYVWNNYYVLRYPLQFTPPPPTKAPLSSLMTTVRSYTATVALTPVRPSASHPIGVINRGPFDQRPITAMVPLTPRPPLRVPLAPGSPGQVGGCEGRVARGVQWPPTLKGETVERPCPKGSLGIASYQCMQSPVGWSSRGPDLSNCTSPWVSQIAQKIKSGENAANIAGELVNLTRGRIYAGDVSMSVKLIEQLLDILDSQLQALRPANKESAARNYNKLQKRERTCRAYVQAVVQTVDNLLGPEALVSWADMSSVDQSHSASLLLDAVEKGAFLLANNLYEGRFSDRAPNVDLEVYVLNTEADIHDLTFPHSYDSDSILQISALALQQYSNNGQVKLVLSLYKNLGSFLTTQNSTLRLGLGLGQGSEARRRSLVVNSHVISASVHRGSNRVYLSEPVIFTLRHLQLDNHFGPNCSFWNGSGVSGSGRWSTQGCRLLHTNNTHTTCACNHLSSYAVLMTYQQPAFGVGVEELLVYVVSWVGISVALVCLTTCLTTLCCQGAPWHTDHSTIHCNLWANLLVTELLFLVGANKTQYTVVCSILAGLLHFSLLSVFCWLCLEGVELYLLQREVFEGRNSRRKYFYLCGYSIPGLVVAVSAAIDFRGYGSKTACWLRTDNYFIWSFLGPVGVIVTLNLVVLVMTLHKMHSTAALKPDSSRHDNLRAWAVGSLTLLFLQSVTWSSGLIFLCAPSLLLAYLFSSLNTAQGLLITILHCTLARKGQKDYGRCLRLSQCCVTSSSSSPDSVKGAALRSNSRYTSSQSRRATANRQSRIRRMWNDTVRRQTESSFIAADVNNTPTLNRAALGNHFLTNPVLQTHAGASPYDTMLAQGYNQPFTSTEGGVSQSQESCGLDSVCLNGGYTPNTFTLHGLGTTPGSRAGVVGSTDLLREGGVGIGGDDISPALLTPHGTTDLGSGAGMRHNLSDAAALEKMIISELVQSNLRPSVAMPVPPERYGSLARPHHHERAALTHTATLTRHAQPPQEGWAATMQPNTRHNAQEGWSHTRHHTQDAETHSATRGQDQATTPRLQDGWSHSRVSGDSESRELLKDGDRSLQGTLSRRGLQDRQQARPPDVQARPYSTLSRTPGTLSRHRGTVEPSGMTDRDRERDRERDRERDRERYRDRPLPPPPPPPPQESEPLYKALEEPLLMKQREAGVEAWRGGQDREKDETFLLKRDKMMDEWRGGTERRRDESFTSQTRDGEMDEWRPGMERGREESHLLEKRGGRMEVWRGETDQEETFITQKKDFGIDGWRGGMDREKDESLFLKDRDGWKAGIEREHEKQKDRALDVWRGGMDIDREESFLFESKDGGLDGRKRGKDRGSLRYHGEREDSESFSLPLTPDLDLDPDSSPIYARDSNPSPLYPGDRRSPPLSIFPRSSPPTNIFAPRDTNSPPNNLYSRHSPQVYSRSSSPPRFYTRSSPPTLSYPDSSPEGPEEVSPTGQPQRPALELPYSLGRPPLGPRPNHLQTFYQPPPLASNGEAAYTAEPASEGDDGQMQRVTSL